TTAACAATGGTTGCCTGCGTTAAACTTTCTAATTCCTGTACATGCAATAGCAAACGTTCATCTTTCTGTATTGGAAAGTCCTTTAAAATCTGAAGCATGTTCAACACGTCGGGATAGCTGAGATCGTTACCCGGAAcccaacacattcacacaatagGAAGGCAGCAAATTAAATTCCCTGTTATTTGTGTCAATCTTTGAAGCAAGTCATGAGACATGTTTGTGAAGGATCACATTTAAGACCTTAAAACACACTCGTAACTTAATAAAGACATCTAACCCAAACCCGAACTCCGCTAATGTTAAccataattacaacacaatcaatgtgtttacagtAGTTAACTCCATACCAAAGCTTGCGATCAGTCCTTTTAATTGTGTATTGTCAAGTTGCTAATCTTGCCTGCTGAGCGGTACCTGTACTGTATGCAGCGGTGATTACACTGATAACAGCGATCTCAAGCATGCGCATATTGCACTAGCCATCGGCGTTCACAGACAGGTGGGCGCCATATTGATTGGTATCGGTTTGatcgtccggttttcaggggtaggATTTACACTAAGTTGACACATTGGGACCGAATTGTTTGTCCGGTGTTCACTTTggaggggtttccggtttagaggggtaaaatatagtgttaaaagatgtgtaaatcacgggaccgcggaaaacgtccggttttgagggggtccggtattgaggggtttcactgtatatatatatatatatatatatatatatatatatatatatatatggtaaacACTAAACAATGCAAACACTGGTaatctgtatttatttatttgtacacCTTGAACATTGTTCAGGTTGAGTGCAGGGATTACTAGGTACAATACTGAcctggtttttgttttactttggaCTATGATAGGactggatatatatttttatcttgtGACCATGTACTAGAAGTAATCAGTATGCACCTGTGTGATCACAGACACATTATCTCTGCAAATCGGTCTGAAGTTTCGCGTCGGATGATCATCCAGATAATGTATTCTTGTCCTATTTACTAGAATAGACCATCTCACTTTTACCTCGACAGACCTcattgagaaaaaaaattaaagggagtaattaacttctcctctaacttagattatggggagccatttaatatattaccatgttgataccatataaatgcACATGCTAaagggagctaaaaattactctccttgatcTAGTCTCAGTGGAGTGATGAGGAGTGAGAGTGATAACTCTCCTTAAATGGCGAGGTCTGCCTTTAACATTAATTCAACATCTTTTAACTTTATGTATTCTCATCATATGAAAAATCAAGTTAACAGATATTTTTACTAATTAAAAGTAATTCACTGTCCATTCATCTGAATTTTATAGCATATACTGGTAACACAATGTCGGAGGTGAAGAGTATAAATGTGTTTGCATTTTCCTAGCtaagaaaaaaggaaatgtttgttATCAACACCTCagtatattgtttaattatcaGTAATTAGGTGTCCAATAAGAAACATGGTTGGTGTAAAAGTAATATGTAAGCTGTGGACACATGttggatgctgcatataaaagatccgttgctgccaATCGGATATGGTGTGTGGTGGCATCAGGTTTCTCTCTCATTGtaagtgtggtccttaaccatatgtccaatgccatataaccgtaattaaaatttCTTGAGTGTgtaaaataaaagattccttacttcCTTTCATGTATGGGTGGCTGTGGGGAGGCCTGcctctgttgttttgttttgtataagcTGGTGAATGGCATCAAAGCCATGACATGTTGTTAGACAATTGTGACACATAGTCGTGGCAAAGAAACCCATCGCAACCATGTTGGCAAATCTGTTCAGTCATTGggggacaggacagcacataccagccTTTAATGAGTCTTATCAGGAGAGAATTGGTCCGATAACTAATTGCATATTGGATGAACTAGATCCTGTCACCAGTTgtaaaatatgcatgtatatagaTGTGATTTGGCATCTAATGCAAGGGATATACATCTAGAAATACTGAAACATGCTCATGGCATTttagacaataaaacatttaacatactgatggaaagaaataaggaaatgtCAGGAATTGTATACCAAATTTAGTTCGATACTAGCAcagtaatgtttgtattttataatgtgGGACTAGATGTTGGAAGCaatgaactgactgccagtaaaGTGGTCAACGTCTGACACCATGGATTGAGGTTTTGGTTATAATCACTATTTGCTGTTACTGTTAAtttgtgtgatcccttatttttttccatcagtatacatctaaaaattataacaaatacacaaatatatagtCAAACGCTCATTATCTCGACATCTGTTATCTCGTCCAGCCCAGGGTCTCTTTGATGTTGAGAAATGgtcccaatataaaattttcACTAACAACTGTATTATGCTTACTATCAAGAGCCACCGATATCTGAAGCTGTTTGGTTCGGTCCTTTCAAAATTGAGATAATGACGTTTGACTTATTTCTTTTGAATATCTGActtttaattgaaataaaaattacagcatTGAACATACTGCGATCGTTTAGATGCATTACCACCAAGATCAATATTGCTTCACTTATTAcacaaaaaagcaacaacaaaatgtttgtaatatgacattatttaCTGGCACATACTGGAAGGCACAATATGACTATTTTGGCAATGTGGTAAGTTAGGTAATAATATAATGCTGGTCAGAACAAAATTAGGATCATACACTATTAAAATGGTAGGTAAAACTATAGGTAATTACCAATATTctaaaatatgattattaaaatatacgaTATCAAATGAACAAAGATTTTCCAACACAAAACATCCAGTAAACCGTATCTTGAAAAATTTCTACATTTATCTGTTTTTGTATGACActcaaacaattaaaatatcttCTCACAGACACAttcaaacatcttacaatataaataacaacattGCAGTTTGGAAGACTACACTAAGTTAGTAGGGATGGCAGTTTGTACAGCTAAATGTCTGTCATAAGACAAAAAACctacataaataataacaaactttaaaatattcagttagtgacaaatatcaaaataaattatttttaaatttgacttATATGTTTTCATGTGTttgtctttaaaacaaaaacatacacatagAATAATACAAAGTACacgtattattttaatatgcattcTTTTGAACTGAAAAAGTTAACACCAATTTTGATGTATATCCTAAATTTATGGACAGACATTTGATATAAAACGGATGCACAATTGGGAACTACTGACATAAAAACTTCATTAAAAAAGTATTGAATCACAAAATCAGTAGACCCCTATAGTTAACTAAGAGCGTGTTTcaccataataaaaaatactcaTTTGTAATACAGCTTAGCATGTTGGTAGATAAACTGACCAACTATAGTAGAATCTTGTTGGCTCGACCTCAGAAGGGTCAAACACAcggcaacgctcgaaccaaaaacgaagtcccgagttttttgtttggtaaacccgtatattaactgatgatgggtcgaacacatccagggtcgactataagccttcgctcAAACTAAATTATTGGTCCCACTTGTGTTAATAGCTATATTTTCCTCAAAgtggtgatccatcaaatatcaaatggtaAACCACCAAACAGGACCAATAATTTCTGCGtttgcgcagttggttattacaaccttcggattaattatttaggtgGAATGAACTATAGATGAATCGGGGAATCACAACTATAGCCATGCAATCCTTTCGTTACCACACTTATCATGTTGTTTGTTAAGCGGctatcggtaatgatctttcaagtacagctcgTGTTACGGTAACTGTGAGATGAACCCTAATACCAAgcaaacaattagtgcacaaatGGGCCTCAGTaggtatcaggtcgtttcgtaaccataccgtttcgtaccataccagttcgtacccaaaagcataccagttcgtacccaaaggcataccagttcgtaaccagatcgtctgcttaaaatagcacagcaaatggtagtgcagggtgcacattactttctacgtccgttcggactaAGCAAAAAGCAGATTGGACGTGTTGCGACAGATACTAAATATGTGTTAAAGCAAAtggataaattaaaacaaaaagttgtattcttctatcaaaaatgtattatatcggacaatgtaggcattattagaCCTAAAAAAAAGTTCACATTCCAAAAAAATGGGATATCAGatcttatatatttttgttatatgtgCGTGCGTATGCGCACGTAAGTACGTGTGCGtgtatgaatgtttttgttttgagcaTATCTACGTACGAAGAGAGGATCGGTCTTGCGAAATATTCCGATCGATATCTTGGAACGGTTATGCATAACAATAAACACCATCGCTGCACTGTGGAATCGACACCAAATTACAAGACAAAAGAATTGCTCTTTGGCTAcgaaaaggtatgctttttggttaTGAAACGGCATGCTTCAGTGATCCACAGCACATAATTGCTCatttaatgcttataaaagatactgagtgattattacaaaatttgttttgctaaatgttacaatatgtttgtaatataacattataattgtgtatttaaaaaaaaaattaatgttaggtgtaatgtatgacattatttaattggttaTGAACTAGTATGCTAGTGGTTACGAAATGGTATGGTACGAATGGGTTTGGGTACGAAACGTCTAGAAACCCCTCAGTATAAAGTGTTACTTTGAACACGACTACATTTCTCGAAAGTGAACATTGctgggggggttttgttgttgaaatattcaaattgtttggtaataaattcatttaaatacagattacgaatttgccatttattgattttatttcagaacaattacatgtattacataatttgtatctaattcagctttctaactgatgttatggAAATGTCCAAtattgaccgaatggttcggtcgaactacccgatgggtcaaacactttctcgagcatcGAGCATCGACAGGATTTGAGCCAACGGAATTCAACTGTATTAGATTTTGAACAAATTGACTAAAAAGTGAAGTAAATTatgacatatttaaataaaataaataacccagtagtataaataatttataaaacaaatatacagtaTACTTCTCAATGTTGGCTAAAGCAAAATTCTTCCAGCATTGCCCTGATTGTAGTTATTAATGTCGGACAGCGTTGCCCTGATTGTAGTTATTAATGTCGGACAGCATTGCCCTGATTGTAGTTATTAATGTCTGACAGCATTGCCCTGATTGTAGTTATTAATGTCTGACAAACACCAATGCTTAATGTATCAgaaaatatgataattttgtccaaaatatttttcattatcaGTATGTTATTTGTTCTATTGATAATTTCAATCCTTTCTCTTTTGAATGTCCCCAATCTCTGTGCATTCTAAATTCAAACTGCATTTAGTGAATGACTGTGTACTTTGTAAAATAAACTACATTAAACTTTCCAATGCCAAAAACTGATGACACAAATGTTAGTTTAAACAATGGACAAATGCATACAAATTAAAGCATAACCTGCCCACATAAGTAAAACCAGTACATGTCGACAGTAGGTCCTCCACATTTTCCCAGTACTAACGACTCATTAAATACACAAGCATTCTTGAGGTTTGTTTTTCTATACTCTCGACAACCACCATAGTTTTTTAACAAGAGAAATtacaacacaaataataataaacatgtaagTATTTGTCACAAGGTCACCTGAATGACTATTAAAACACAACCGTTAGGCCTACAGGTTTAAGAGAGTGTCACTGTAGGAATCAGGGTGCATCGATAAACACTCTCTTCTTGATGGGGGACTTGGACTTGTGAGAATCGGGTGATGGACTTGGTACAAAAGAACTGTTTGGGTGAGCCATGAGGGCAACGTCCGTCCTGTCATTCAAATGATCCtgtaaaaaacccccaaaaacataacatttaaagggactgtctcaAGCTTGTTGCCAATGTAAGATATTTCTGATTAGTAGAGATTTCTTTAACAAGTAAAATTATGTAttaactacattttttttttaatttatagtaACAGTGACTTTATATACTAGATATTTCTAGTTATCCCAAAAACTGTATTagctttaatttcatttcataaattacctcattttaaatgttttatattttaaaacgtcACCCTCATGCAAACAAGTGATTCAGATGTGTTGTCTATTTTGAAGAGTATTTCCCCAGTTAAAGTCACAGATTCTTGCTTCACTCTACTGTATTTATCTAAATGTATCACAAGGTTGTAGATGAACCAAACTTGGGTTTTTgactttaaatgtttcatattttatattttaaaaactcatCCTCATGCCTGAGTAATAAACTGATTTAGACTTAtcatacaaataaaacacatactGGTAAAggtaacataaaaacaaaactctgaaatattaatatatatgtcatGCATTTAAGAACTCAATGAATTAAGTCACCTGGAcaattagaatgaatgaatttacataaaattttaCCAAAGTGCCTTAGATGTATATCTATGAAcataacataatttgttttacctTTATTCTTGTGAGTTTTTCTTCTAGTTCCATTTTATCACCTGGTGGATCCAGTTCCTTCCTACACTTTTCATATATGTTATCTATTGCCATAAAAATTATTCCTATTTCTGTTCTCTGCAATAAAAGAATGGAGGACATTAGTAGGTTAACATGAAATAGTATATgcaaaaaacatgaaacaacaattgttgattatttaatttttattatatttattgaggttataaacagaaacaaatataaaaaaaggcAAAGCCAGTGTCACAAAATAGTGGatatattcttgttttgtttataatcccatatttgtaaaataatttgtgaTGACCGTTTTAACttaattcataataaaatttaaaaagacagTATTCATGttgcatttaaaacatttttttttttttcagtttgaaAACATAACTAACCATAATGGTGAGGAATAAAAAtcagattaaaaattttgggtTCCTTTTAGATCTGTCACTGAGATAGAATGTAGCATATTTCATTACtacatatttcaatttgtataatATGCATGGTGGTTTTACTCAACGCTGCAAAGAGTAGGCTCACCCTTGATCTGAGTTCACCCTTGCTCATGTGGAAAGACTGTTCCATCTCTTCATTGCTTTCTACCTGGTCCTCATGGATGTCCTGTAACCGTGACAACTCACTGTTGTTGAACATCTTCAGTTTACTGTGTTCCTTGTTCAGCTCAGTCAGCTCACATTTCAACTCTTCcaactgaaaacagaaaaataaaaagtgaacatTGAAAGTGCATGTTTTAAAAGATGGaaactaaatttatttaatttatttatgaagCCAAGTATATACAAACTCTAAGATGATACGGTAGCAGCAACCACAACAAATGCAATCTTATAGACATGTACTTTTTAATAGCCAATTACAGCCAATGATGTATAATACATGGAGCATGGAACACTTAAAATAAGGCTACAGTATGCTCACATATTAATGGCATACTGAACAAtaccattatacaaaactacatttttaaaatcagaattaatacaattttggggcaggatttagtaCAATGACAGAGCACTTGACTGAGATTCTATGGGTTGCTGGATCAATTACCCTTAATGGACTCAGATATTTGCCTAACCAATCAGTGTCTCAcaactggtacataaaaggccatggtatgtactgtcttgtctattggaaagtgcatataaaagatcccttgctgctttatcaatAGGAGTATCCTATATGTtagcagcaggttttctctctctctctctctctctctctctctctctctctctctctctctctctctctctctctctgtcgaccaaatgttaaaataaccatgttataCAAGAATTAGATGGTTGTTAaaatatgtcattaaacaatctTTAAACATTCTTTTTCTTATATTTCCATTTCCTGACTACTTTGATTACACAATAGTCCTCACCTGGTCCTCAATGCGTTCCAGATGGCCAACAAGATCTAGGTTTGAATCGTTCAGTGTGCGGTGTCGCATCATCATTCCTTTGACCTTGTCTTCTGATGGAGGCAGGTAGTCTGTAAACCAACCAGATGAACAGACATTAAAGACATTCCACACATATCTCTGCCAGTGCTAAATACATCTAACTGATATGTATACAGTAGAACTGGTTCTTTGAGGAATTCATCATACAGTATAATCAATAATACCTATCATctctaaaaacaataacaaaacaatattttgcatCCATTTGTTTTGTGCATCAGATGACCTACCAAAATACTGATGTTGCTGACAAATTACTGGTCTGGTCTTTGTTCATTTTAAAGgctgttaatatattatttaagttacaacattttatatttgatgtCTTGATGTGTTGTTAGTTTAAGATGTAGCTATTGTTGAAAACTGATTAATTACCTTCAGGCATTGCATCGATGACCTGCATGAGGAAATCTTCATACTTTTTGTACTTCGCAAGTTTATTTTTCAAGTATTTGTGCCtgacaaaacaacaatacaatGTCAACtgcaatatttttatatacatagaaTATATTGGGAtgatttttgaaaatgtttggattttttaaaataatttctttttcaaacatCATGTTATTCAAGGAGAGTTCAGGGGAAAACtgcaacaaaaataatttctaggTCAAACCTTATTTTCACTGGACTTATAAGGTCAGTATCAGATTTAGTGGAACCTGGCTATGTGatgtcaaataatttcatttattctGTCTTGAACAAAAATAAGATCTTGAATATGATATTGAAACATCACAAATGCCTGAACTGAAActctttaaaacattaaaaattaatcaaatCACTATGGAGATTATAAAATGAGTATATGGGCaacataaaatttataaaacagctttaaaactgttttatttcttaaacaatcCTCAGTTTTATACTTTTCCCAGTAGGATCACCATGAGTACACAAGTATCCGGGCACGGGCTGAGTCTTGCATGActtgagtccattcacaggactcaagTACCTGTACAAGGAAGAgtactctcatttaattatatttttgacatCATTTTGCAATATGCATACCGCCAGTTACATTATAgagctatgagacatggagtgaaaacaaaagtggaacatgtggaatgcaatacaaggACATGATTTGACATCCACGTTCAGCACtgaaattaagatgcataatgctgttTTACTTCATTCCTTAGTCTCATCGTCATCTTGTGTAAATGTTGGGTACATGGGTCCAGGTTGAGTtttgacccttgagtactcAAGTTCAATATTTGAGACTTGGGTCCAGGTTGAGTTTGACCCTTGAATACTCAAGTTCAATATTTGAGACTCGGGTCCAGGTTgagtttgacccttgagtactcAAGTTCAGTATTTGAGACTTGGGTCCAGGTTgagtttgacccttgagtactcAAATTCAATATTTGAGACTCAGGTCCAGGTTgagtttgacccttgagtactcAAGTTCAGTATTTGAGACTCGGGTCCAGGTTgagtttgacccttgagtactcAAGTTCAATATTTTAGACTTGTGGAGGCCCTATTTCCCATAGCAAGACTAGTGTATACTTAATTACTTATTTacaatagaaaaacaaatatacataaaaacatacaaaagtTATGGggataatttttacatgttgTTAAATAGCAAATACCTGTCATGGAGCTCTTCCAACTGAGCCAGCAATACTTTAAGATCAGAATCTTTCTGCATGCGCAGTTTAACCTCTTGCTGGTACTTCTGAATAGCGCGCCGTCTCTTCGCCTCATTCTCTTGAATAAACTTCTCAAACTTCTCCACTCTGTCTTTCATCTGTtcaataaataactatattaactCCTAGCAAATAAAGTCGTTCATCTATTATAGcaaataactatattaactCCTAGCAAATAAAGTTGTTCATCTATTATAGcaaataactatattaactCCTAGCAAATAAAGTTGTTCATCTATTAtaacaaataactatattaactCCTAGCAAATAAAATCTTtcatataatataacaaataaatcattttaaatttaaggtCACTATGTCTGTTTCATCAGTTATAATAAAAACTATTAACTTTATGTAAATAATAAGTAAAAGCACccatattgtatttaatttacaacaataataagTAAAAGTAACACTAAAATATTCAGTTCAAGTAAATAATAAGTAAAAGCACCAATGATGTATTcaatttatgtaaataataagTAAAATTGTGCATATTCTATTTAGTTTATGTAAATAAGTAAATGTACCCCATAATGTATTAACTTTATGTGATAATACATAACTGTACCCATgctgtattaattttttgtaaaaaataagtaCCGTAAATGCACCCATACCAtattcagtttatatatataagaaaaagaacccatattatattcagtttatGTAAATAATAAGTAAAATTACTCAGTATTcagtttatgtatgtaaatttaaaattacccatattgtATTTAGTTTACATAAAAGTAAGTGTCCATATTGTATTCAGTTTATGTAAAAGTAAAAATACCCATATTGTGTTcagtttatgtatgtaataagTAAAAGTACCCATATTGTGTTCAGTTTATGTAAAAGTACCGTACCCGTTGTTGTTTCTTCTGAATCTCCACCTGCCGTTTGGCACACGCGTCCATACGTTCTCGGAAGTCTTGTCTCTTCTTCTCGAGGTCGGCGTGCACCTGCTGGACTTCCACATCTTTCTTCAGTAGGAGAGTCTTCTGTAGAGTGTTGATCCCAGTCTCCACCAGCTTCGCACCAGACTCCTTGACAACGGGGAACGCAGTAATATCATCTTCATCTTCTCTggattattaaaacatttactaattaATGCATTACATTTAAgcaatgtaattgttatttttaaataacaaaaatgatgTTCTAACATGATTTTCtgcttattaaaattaaaaaacaaaaggatATTTGTTTCCACTTCaactcggcacattttaaaccagcTACTTGGTATCTGACatatgcagggccgtaccctgaccaaaatccatgggggggcactaaattttataaataatttttaacatactataaagattaaacatttctatgctattactggagatatataaaaaaataaaaaaaggacaagattctcagggggggcagctgcccctccctgcccccccggagggtacggccctgatatgGTTACTTTGACA
This DNA window, taken from Gigantopelta aegis isolate Gae_Host chromosome 4, Gae_host_genome, whole genome shotgun sequence, encodes the following:
- the LOC121371304 gene encoding cilia- and flagella-associated protein 73-like, which codes for MATRTYKLDLDNQKRNVFVTQLHEREDEDDITAFPVVKESGAKLVETGINTLQKTLLLKKDVEVQQVHADLEKKRQDFRERMDACAKRQVEIQKKQQRMKDRVEKFEKFIQENEAKRRRAIQKYQQEVKLRMQKDSDLKVLLAQLEELHDRHKYLKNKLAKYKKYEDFLMQVIDAMPEDYLPPSEDKVKGMMMRHRTLNDSNLDLVGHLERIEDQLEELKCELTELNKEHSKLKMFNNSELSRLQDIHEDQVESNEEMEQSFHMSKGELRSRRTEIGIIFMAIDNIYEKCRKELDPPGDKMELEEKLTRIKDHLNDRTDVALMAHPNSSFVPSPSPDSHKSKSPIKKRVFIDAP